One genomic segment of Pedobacter endophyticus includes these proteins:
- a CDS encoding sigma-54-dependent transcriptional regulator gives MNGLVLIIDDEKKICSLLSRIVELEGFATLQANTAKEGIKLLKTNDVSIVISDVKLPDVNGVELVKDIKLIKPFVEIINLTAYGTIADGVLAIKNGAFDYLVKGDDNDKIIPLLYKAMDKANLQRRIFDLEKQISQQHSFDTIIGQSKPLNEAVGLARKVSKTDTTVLLLGETGTGKEVFAQSIHYESLRSAKPFVALNCSGFSPELLESELFGYKAGAFTGANKDKKGLLEEANGGTLFLDEIGEMSLDLQAKLLRVLENQTFIKVGDTHMQQVNVRIIAATNKDLKADAATGKFRSDLYYRLSVFTILLPPLRDRKTDLALLAKHYLKEFSIKINKPQLKLDDKILSLFERHNWKGNIRELKNVIERLVILSDGDQLNASALPTEFFEFIPAENSYSLQEVEKQHIQKVLIHTKGNKTETSRLLGIGLTTLYRKIEEYGIKEV, from the coding sequence ATGAACGGCTTAGTGCTCATTATTGATGATGAAAAAAAAATCTGCAGTTTACTTTCGAGGATTGTAGAGTTGGAAGGCTTTGCAACCTTGCAGGCAAATACGGCAAAAGAGGGAATTAAACTCCTAAAAACGAACGACGTAAGTATCGTGATCAGCGATGTGAAGTTGCCCGACGTTAATGGAGTTGAACTGGTAAAAGACATTAAACTTATCAAGCCTTTTGTAGAAATCATTAATTTAACAGCTTACGGAACCATTGCCGACGGCGTGCTGGCGATAAAAAACGGTGCTTTTGATTATCTGGTTAAAGGCGACGACAACGATAAAATTATTCCGCTGCTTTACAAAGCGATGGACAAAGCCAATTTGCAGCGGCGCATTTTCGATCTGGAAAAGCAAATTTCACAACAACACAGCTTCGACACCATTATAGGCCAATCTAAGCCGCTAAACGAAGCGGTCGGTTTAGCCAGAAAGGTGAGTAAAACGGATACTACCGTTTTGTTACTGGGAGAAACTGGTACGGGCAAAGAAGTTTTTGCACAGTCTATCCATTACGAAAGTTTAAGATCAGCGAAGCCCTTCGTAGCGCTAAATTGCAGTGGTTTCAGTCCCGAATTGCTTGAGAGTGAACTTTTTGGGTACAAGGCTGGGGCTTTTACAGGAGCCAATAAAGACAAAAAAGGTTTGCTTGAAGAAGCGAATGGCGGCACCTTGTTTTTAGATGAAATTGGAGAAATGAGCCTCGATTTGCAGGCCAAGCTTTTGCGGGTTCTCGAGAATCAAACCTTTATCAAAGTTGGCGATACGCACATGCAGCAGGTAAATGTGCGCATCATTGCCGCGACCAATAAAGACTTAAAGGCCGATGCAGCTACGGGTAAATTTCGCTCCGATCTGTATTACCGATTGTCGGTTTTTACGATCTTGCTTCCACCGTTACGCGATCGGAAAACAGATTTAGCCTTACTTGCAAAACACTATCTTAAAGAATTTTCTATTAAAATCAATAAGCCACAACTGAAGCTGGATGATAAAATTTTAAGCCTTTTTGAACGCCATAACTGGAAGGGAAATATCAGGGAACTTAAGAATGTAATCGAACGGTTGGTCATTTTATCTGACGGAGACCAATTGAATGCCTCGGCTTTGCCTACCGAATTTTTTGAATTTATTCCCGCGGAAAACAGCTACAGTCTTCAAGAGGTAGAAAAGCAGCATATTCAAAAAGTTCTTATTCATACAAAGGGAAACAAAACAGAAACCTCGAGGTTGTTAGGCATCGGCTTGACTACGCTTTACCGCAAAATTGAGGAATACGGTATTAAAGAGGTTTAG
- a CDS encoding M1 family metallopeptidase — MQKSFITVLLSLFSLSLFAQQGYFQQDLSYNIDVTLNDKDKSLKGSETIVYKNNSPVNLDFIWFHIWPNAYKNESTALFQQISNDASRKDKLKNVAYGSIDGLNFKVNGQTVKTEAHPNPNYIDIIKVLLPSPLKPGDSITIATDFNVKLPSYFSRSGFADSEFMITQWYPKPAVFDKNGWHEFPYLDMGEFYSEYGNYKVNITLPSDYIVGATGVMQNADELASYKTIGAKNTAERGNKPALYSPLGQAPTKTLTYSINNVPDFAWFADKNLVIQYDTVKLASGKTVDAFSYYHNKKNTLWVNSIDYIKDATKRYSAWIGEYEYPVVQAIEGPKNNASGGMEYPTITLITSPDAKKETLDGVITHEVGHNWFMSMLGSNERMHTWQDEGLNTFYQFRYEAEKYKSNSIFGAAIPEQVKQLPTDQFLTSVYMALSNVPMESAIETPAADFKSSDEYGLISYAKTALWLYLLEAQVGQEKFDKAFQVYFSEWKNKHPTPADFKASMEKSLGFNLDKYFDLLNQKGKFKN, encoded by the coding sequence ATGCAAAAAAGCTTCATTACCGTTCTCCTGTCCCTTTTTTCTCTTTCTCTGTTTGCCCAACAAGGTTATTTCCAACAAGATTTGAGCTACAATATCGATGTAACTTTAAACGATAAGGACAAATCACTAAAGGGATCAGAAACCATTGTTTACAAAAACAATTCACCTGTCAATCTCGATTTTATCTGGTTCCATATTTGGCCAAATGCCTACAAAAACGAATCGACGGCACTATTTCAACAGATTAGTAACGATGCCTCCCGCAAGGATAAACTGAAAAATGTGGCCTACGGCAGCATCGATGGCTTAAACTTTAAAGTTAATGGACAGACTGTTAAAACTGAGGCGCATCCAAATCCAAACTACATCGATATTATAAAGGTGTTGCTTCCGTCGCCATTAAAGCCCGGCGATTCGATCACTATTGCTACCGATTTTAATGTCAAGCTGCCGAGTTATTTTTCGAGATCGGGCTTTGCGGATAGCGAATTTATGATTACCCAATGGTACCCAAAACCGGCTGTGTTTGATAAAAATGGTTGGCACGAATTTCCTTATCTGGATATGGGCGAGTTTTACAGCGAATACGGAAATTACAAGGTAAACATCACATTGCCATCTGATTATATCGTTGGCGCTACGGGCGTAATGCAAAATGCGGATGAGCTGGCTTCGTACAAAACCATCGGCGCAAAAAACACTGCCGAAAGAGGAAATAAACCGGCGCTTTACTCGCCACTCGGGCAGGCGCCTACCAAAACGCTAACTTATTCGATTAACAATGTGCCGGATTTTGCCTGGTTTGCCGATAAAAACTTGGTGATTCAATATGATACGGTAAAACTTGCTTCGGGGAAAACCGTTGATGCTTTTAGCTATTACCACAATAAGAAAAATACGCTTTGGGTAAACAGTATCGATTATATCAAGGATGCAACTAAAAGATATAGTGCTTGGATCGGCGAATATGAATATCCGGTGGTGCAAGCCATTGAAGGTCCAAAAAATAATGCAAGCGGTGGTATGGAATACCCCACAATTACCTTAATTACTAGTCCTGACGCCAAAAAAGAGACATTAGATGGCGTAATTACACATGAGGTTGGCCACAATTGGTTTATGAGCATGCTGGGCAGTAACGAAAGGATGCACACCTGGCAGGATGAGGGCTTGAATACTTTTTACCAATTCAGATACGAAGCAGAAAAATACAAATCGAACTCCATTTTTGGTGCTGCCATACCAGAACAGGTTAAGCAACTGCCAACCGACCAGTTTCTGACGAGCGTATACATGGCGCTATCAAATGTGCCAATGGAGTCGGCCATCGAAACACCAGCGGCAGACTTCAAGAGTTCTGACGAATATGGCTTGATTTCTTATGCTAAAACGGCACTTTGGCTCTACTTGCTTGAAGCACAAGTAGGTCAGGAAAAATTCGACAAAGCTTTTCAGGTTTATTTCAGCGAATGGAAAAACAAGCACCCCACTCCCGCTGATTTTAAAGCATCTATGGAAAAATCGTTAGGTTTTAACCTCGATAAATATTTCGACTTGTTGAACCAAAAGGGCAAGTTTAAAAATTAA
- a CDS encoding potassium-transporting ATPase subunit F yields the protein MLALFITAVCVFIYMIYVLIKPEKF from the coding sequence ATGTTAGCACTATTCATCACAGCAGTCTGCGTATTCATCTATATGATTTACGTACTGATCAAACCAGAAAAATTTTAA
- the kdpA gene encoding potassium-transporting ATPase subunit KdpA: MNTEIIGIVATFLLTLAIAVPLGKYLAKVFAGEKVWTDFLQPFESLIYKLSGINIKEEMNWKKHLKALLTLNFLWLIYGFFMLLGQGKLPLNPDGNLGMSADLAFNTIISFVANCNLQHYSGESGVTYLTQQFVLMFLQFVSAATGIAAAVVLFKAFKDKTAIQLGNFWVFFVKSITRLLLPISIVIALILTFNGTPASYDAKDQFISVQGDTVNVSRGPAAQMIAIKHLGTNGGGYFGVNSAHPFENPNYLTNMLEMIAQVIIPMAMVIAFGYFIGRRKLGWTIFGVMTIGLFMLLIPTLSAELAGSTELAKLGISQTTGAMEGKEVRFGPAATAYWSTVTTIISTGSVNGMHDSTMPLTGLWQLLAMMINGFYGGCGVGLLNYFIYLIIAVFISGLMVGRTPEFLGHKVEAREIKIAAIITLLSPLLILGGTAIASYVFNNSGDANWTVQPKNWLNNPGFHGFSEMLYEVTSSNANNGSGFEGLSDNNVFWNVLTGVIIFLGRFLPIIGPIAIAGLLGAKKYIPESVGTLKVDTKTFALMTFAVILVLNALSYFPALALGPLAEYFSMPH; this comes from the coding sequence ATGAACACTGAAATCATTGGCATCGTTGCCACTTTTCTACTCACCTTAGCCATTGCAGTTCCGTTGGGCAAGTACCTGGCCAAGGTGTTTGCAGGTGAAAAGGTCTGGACAGACTTTCTACAACCGTTCGAAAGCTTGATTTACAAACTTTCGGGCATCAATATTAAGGAAGAAATGAACTGGAAAAAACACTTAAAGGCGCTGTTAACCCTCAATTTTCTCTGGTTGATCTACGGTTTTTTCATGCTTTTAGGGCAGGGGAAACTTCCACTCAATCCAGATGGAAACCTAGGTATGTCTGCAGATCTGGCCTTTAACACCATCATCAGTTTTGTAGCCAACTGTAATTTGCAACACTATTCGGGCGAGAGCGGGGTAACTTATCTTACGCAGCAATTCGTTTTAATGTTTCTGCAATTTGTAAGTGCGGCCACCGGAATTGCCGCCGCAGTTGTGTTGTTTAAGGCTTTCAAAGATAAAACAGCAATTCAACTGGGCAATTTCTGGGTGTTTTTTGTTAAATCGATTACAAGGCTGTTATTGCCAATATCGATAGTTATAGCCTTAATTTTAACCTTTAATGGCACGCCGGCAAGTTACGATGCAAAAGACCAATTTATTTCGGTTCAAGGCGATACGGTAAACGTTTCGCGTGGCCCGGCAGCGCAGATGATTGCCATTAAACATTTGGGCACTAATGGCGGCGGCTACTTCGGCGTAAACTCGGCGCACCCGTTCGAAAACCCCAATTATCTGACAAATATGTTGGAAATGATTGCGCAGGTAATCATTCCGATGGCCATGGTTATTGCTTTTGGTTATTTTATTGGAAGGAGAAAGCTGGGCTGGACAATTTTTGGGGTAATGACCATCGGATTGTTTATGCTTTTGATTCCAACCTTAAGCGCTGAACTCGCTGGAAGTACTGAGCTTGCCAAACTTGGCATTTCGCAAACAACCGGAGCCATGGAAGGTAAGGAAGTTCGCTTTGGGCCTGCCGCTACCGCCTACTGGAGCACCGTAACCACCATTATATCAACAGGTTCGGTAAATGGAATGCACGACAGCACGATGCCGTTAACAGGTTTGTGGCAACTTTTGGCTATGATGATTAATGGTTTTTACGGCGGTTGTGGTGTAGGGTTGCTAAACTATTTCATTTATTTAATTATCGCCGTTTTTATTTCAGGGTTGATGGTTGGCAGAACACCAGAGTTTTTAGGCCATAAGGTAGAGGCCCGGGAAATTAAAATTGCCGCAATTATAACCCTGCTCAGCCCCCTGTTAATCCTCGGCGGCACCGCAATTGCAAGTTATGTATTCAACAACAGCGGCGATGCAAATTGGACGGTACAACCAAAAAACTGGCTGAACAACCCGGGTTTCCACGGCTTTTCTGAAATGCTTTACGAGGTCACTTCGTCCAATGCCAATAACGGCTCCGGTTTTGAGGGTTTATCCGATAATAACGTTTTCTGGAATGTGCTCACCGGAGTCATCATTTTTCTTGGTCGCTTTTTGCCAATTATAGGCCCCATTGCAATTGCAGGGCTTCTGGGGGCCAAAAAATATATCCCCGAGTCGGTGGGTACGCTAAAAGTAGATACCAAAACGTTCGCCCTAATGACTTTTGCCGTGATCCTGGTGTTAAATGCCCTGTCTTACTTTCCAGCTTTGGCACTCGGTCCCTTGGCAGAGTATTTTTCGATGCCGCATTAG
- the kdpB gene encoding potassium-transporting ATPase subunit KdpB yields the protein MKPNNKLFEPALVQTALKQSLIKLDPRIMVRNPVMFTVEIGTLIMAYVTAYSFGHSEQGSPWYNFFIFLVLLATVLFANFAEAIAEARGKAQADSLRKTREETPAKILLPNGTTAIVSSNQLKKGDVFICEPGDIIATDGEIIEGIATIDESAITGESAPVIRESGGDKSSVTGGTKVLSDEIKVQVSTAPGESFLDKMIALVEGASRQKTPNEVALTILLASFTLVFIIVCVTLKPFADYANTPITIAAVISLFVCLIPTTIGGLLSAIGIAGMDRALRANVITKSGKAVETAGDIDVLLLDKTGTITIGNRKATNFYPANGVSLQVFTNACVLSSLADETPEGKSIIELANTHGVMVPGTPEGATFIKFTAETRSSGLDTADGIRIRKGAFDSMKTIVEKAENTFPSDIEAHVRNIATNGGTPLVVSENERALGVIELQDIIKPGISERFERLRKMGVKTVMVTGDNPLTAKYIAEKAGVDDFIAEAKPEDKMNYIKDEQAKGKLVAMMGDGTNDAPALAQADVGVAMNSGTQAAKEAGNMVDLDNDPTKLIEIVEIGKQLLITRGTLTTFSIANDVAKYFAIVPALFIASIPALQHLNIMGLHTPESAIMSAVIFNAIIIPILIPLALKGVSYKPIGASALLRRNLFIYGIGGIVAPFIGIKLIDLVIGLLV from the coding sequence ATGAAACCTAATAATAAATTGTTCGAACCTGCCCTGGTGCAAACCGCATTAAAGCAATCGCTTATCAAACTCGATCCGCGGATAATGGTTCGCAACCCGGTGATGTTTACGGTCGAAATCGGTACGCTGATTATGGCTTATGTTACCGCCTATTCTTTCGGTCACAGCGAACAAGGTTCACCCTGGTACAATTTCTTCATATTTCTTGTACTGCTGGCTACGGTGCTATTTGCCAACTTTGCCGAGGCTATAGCAGAGGCCAGAGGAAAAGCGCAAGCCGATAGCTTACGAAAAACCCGCGAAGAAACACCCGCAAAAATTCTTCTGCCCAATGGAACAACAGCAATTGTTTCTTCGAACCAGTTGAAAAAAGGCGATGTATTTATTTGCGAACCCGGCGATATCATTGCAACCGATGGAGAAATTATTGAAGGCATTGCCACCATCGATGAATCGGCCATTACTGGCGAATCTGCACCTGTAATTCGTGAATCGGGAGGCGATAAATCGTCGGTTACCGGTGGAACAAAGGTTTTATCAGATGAGATTAAAGTGCAAGTAAGCACCGCACCCGGCGAAAGTTTTTTAGATAAAATGATTGCCCTGGTTGAAGGTGCGTCGCGCCAAAAAACACCAAACGAAGTTGCCCTTACCATCCTTTTGGCAAGTTTTACGCTGGTATTTATCATCGTTTGTGTAACCTTAAAACCATTTGCCGATTATGCCAATACACCAATTACTATTGCCGCAGTGATTTCGCTTTTCGTTTGCTTAATTCCGACCACAATTGGCGGCTTATTGTCGGCCATAGGCATAGCCGGAATGGACCGGGCCTTGCGGGCAAACGTGATTACAAAATCGGGCAAGGCCGTAGAAACTGCAGGCGATATCGATGTGCTTTTGCTTGATAAAACCGGAACGATAACCATCGGCAACCGTAAGGCCACCAACTTTTATCCCGCAAATGGGGTATCTCTTCAGGTTTTTACAAATGCCTGCGTGTTGAGCTCGCTGGCTGATGAAACTCCTGAGGGCAAATCGATTATTGAACTGGCCAATACGCATGGCGTTATGGTGCCGGGCACTCCCGAGGGCGCTACATTCATTAAGTTTACTGCCGAAACGCGTTCGAGCGGGCTTGATACTGCAGACGGCATCCGCATCAGAAAAGGTGCTTTTGATTCGATGAAAACCATCGTTGAAAAGGCAGAAAATACTTTTCCTTCGGATATTGAGGCACACGTAAGAAATATCGCTACCAATGGCGGAACGCCTTTAGTGGTTTCAGAAAATGAACGGGCGCTGGGCGTAATCGAGCTGCAGGATATAATTAAACCGGGCATTAGCGAAAGGTTTGAGCGCCTGCGCAAAATGGGCGTTAAAACCGTAATGGTAACGGGCGATAACCCTTTAACGGCCAAATATATTGCGGAAAAAGCGGGTGTAGACGATTTTATTGCGGAAGCGAAGCCCGAAGACAAAATGAACTACATCAAAGATGAGCAAGCGAAGGGCAAACTGGTTGCCATGATGGGCGATGGTACAAACGATGCCCCTGCACTGGCCCAGGCCGATGTTGGTGTAGCGATGAATAGTGGAACCCAGGCCGCAAAGGAGGCGGGCAACATGGTCGATCTGGACAATGACCCGACAAAGCTAATTGAGATTGTTGAAATTGGGAAGCAGCTTTTGATTACCCGCGGAACTTTAACCACTTTCTCTATCGCCAATGATGTGGCTAAGTACTTTGCCATTGTTCCCGCATTGTTTATTGCTTCCATCCCGGCATTGCAACACCTTAATATTATGGGGCTGCATACGCCAGAAAGCGCAATTATGTCGGCTGTAATCTTCAATGCCATTATTATTCCAATCCTGATTCCGCTGGCCCTCAAAGGCGTGTCGTATAAGCCGATCGGCGCTTCGGCATTGCTGCGAAGAAACCTGTTTATCTACGGCATCGGAGGAATTGTAGCGCCTTTTATCGGCATTAAATTAATTGATTTAGTCATTGGGCTTTTGGTTTAG
- the kdpC gene encoding potassium-transporting ATPase subunit KdpC has product MKKYIIPSLRLTLVLIVLLCIIYPVTISLAGKFAKGGGGGEKLIKNGKTVGYALLGQSFSKPQYFWGRPSAANYNAAGSAGSNKGPTNRDYLKDVQSRIDTLLKYNPGLKTAEIPADLVTASGSGLDPNISEQAAAIQIARVAKARKTSPEKVKQLVAINTNKPFLGLFGPSSVNVLKLNLALDNL; this is encoded by the coding sequence ATGAAAAAATACATCATTCCATCCCTCCGCTTAACCTTAGTTTTAATCGTGCTTTTGTGCATCATTTATCCCGTTACCATTTCCTTAGCTGGCAAGTTTGCCAAAGGCGGCGGTGGCGGCGAAAAACTGATCAAAAACGGTAAAACCGTTGGCTATGCATTGCTGGGCCAATCATTTAGCAAACCGCAATATTTCTGGGGCCGCCCCTCTGCTGCAAATTATAATGCTGCCGGCTCTGCAGGCTCGAACAAAGGCCCTACAAATCGCGATTATTTAAAAGATGTTCAATCGAGAATTGACACGTTACTGAAATATAATCCGGGTTTGAAAACTGCCGAAATCCCTGCCGATCTGGTAACGGCATCGGGCAGTGGCTTAGACCCGAACATATCCGAACAAGCTGCCGCTATTCAAATCGCAAGAGTGGCAAAGGCAAGAAAAACGAGCCCCGAAAAGGTAAAACAACTGGTCGCAATAAACACCAATAAACCGTTTTTGGGCCTATTTGGACCTTCCTCGGTAAACGTATTGAAATTGAATCTCGCCTTAGATAATTTGTAA
- a CDS encoding porin — translation MKKLILLITTIIISVGAFAQTESGLKFSGYLEAYYGYDFNNPADHNRPSFVYSHNKANEVNLNLAFIKAAYAGDLVRANFALMSGTYANANLATEPGVLKSVFEANAGLKLSKSEDLWIDAGIFSSHIGFESAISKDCWTLTRNIASENTPYYESGAKVTYATHDKKLTATLLYLNGWQRISRQVGNNKPAGGVQLAWKPTAKITVNYSNYLGTEGADSVGLARFYHNFYGIFQLTDRFGVTAGVDYGTQQKPNGKPGKHEVLSPVLIAQYKLAEKWAVAGRFEYYEDKNGIFIPTETPNGFKTKGYSLNIDYWPIANAVIRVEGKVFDSKDKIFERENSVVNANTTLTASIAVAF, via the coding sequence ATGAAAAAGCTCATCCTATTAATAACAACCATTATAATAAGCGTCGGTGCGTTTGCGCAAACGGAATCAGGGCTGAAATTCTCCGGTTATCTCGAAGCGTATTATGGCTACGATTTCAACAATCCGGCGGATCATAACCGTCCATCTTTTGTTTATTCGCACAACAAAGCGAACGAAGTAAACCTGAATCTCGCCTTTATCAAGGCGGCTTATGCCGGAGATTTAGTACGAGCGAATTTCGCCTTAATGAGCGGCACTTATGCAAACGCAAACCTGGCGACAGAACCGGGTGTATTGAAAAGTGTTTTTGAGGCAAACGCGGGGCTTAAACTCTCAAAATCAGAAGATCTTTGGATTGATGCGGGCATCTTTTCCTCGCATATCGGCTTCGAAAGTGCAATTTCTAAAGATTGCTGGACTTTAACCCGAAATATTGCTTCTGAAAACACACCTTATTATGAATCGGGCGCAAAGGTTACTTATGCTACGCACGATAAAAAATTAACCGCGACCCTACTCTACCTTAATGGATGGCAGCGAATTAGTCGGCAAGTAGGTAACAATAAGCCTGCGGGCGGCGTCCAGCTTGCATGGAAACCCACTGCAAAAATTACCGTTAACTACAGCAATTACCTCGGCACAGAAGGCGCAGATTCTGTCGGTTTAGCCCGGTTTTACCATAATTTTTACGGCATTTTTCAGCTCACAGACAGATTTGGGGTTACAGCAGGCGTTGATTACGGCACACAACAAAAACCAAACGGAAAACCGGGTAAGCATGAGGTGCTTTCGCCGGTGCTGATTGCGCAGTACAAGCTTGCCGAAAAGTGGGCCGTGGCAGGTAGATTTGAGTATTATGAGGATAAAAACGGCATCTTTATTCCAACGGAAACACCAAATGGATTTAAAACGAAAGGATATTCGTTAAACATCGATTATTGGCCAATAGCAAACGCCGTAATTCGCGTGGAGGGAAAGGTATTCGATAGCAAGGATAAGATCTTCGAACGTGAAAACAGCGTAGTAAATGCAAACACTACACTTACTGCAAGCATAGCCGTAGCCTTTTGA